The Corythoichthys intestinalis isolate RoL2023-P3 chromosome 1, ASM3026506v1, whole genome shotgun sequence genome has a segment encoding these proteins:
- the LOC130920316 gene encoding gastrula zinc finger protein XlCGF57.1-like isoform X1, giving the protein MTCPSDVTVEDLYPEKHDPLHVKQEEESKMPYIKQEAEPQTSYIKEEQEDEIPKFPMTVSVKSEEDEGRSEVSGTWTLSSDGSCHHVKPKADITKDDLHPKKHNPPHVIQESEMPYIKQEAVPETYSIKEEKKEEEISNFPISVIVKSEEKGRSEESGAAKPLSLSSFQHLTTKGEGRSQPDASLTSLPDSDDITSHSSDFNTDEEDNDFEQNTSKSSNKSSLKTDTNAVGKPFTCSLCDKTYSWKHHLKRHMHTHTREKPFACSFCDKRFSQLKCHRCTQTGEKPFVCTCCGERFIEKRELNQHIRTHTGKKPFDCSICNKQFFTRKDLTRHTRTHTGEKPFVCTTCGKRFSEKGSLKKHTKTHTGEKPFVCTICGKRFVDGRNFNLHTRTHTGEKPFACSFCDERFCEKRQLTRHERTHTGEKPFCCTVCGKHFGEKGELIRHTRTHTGEKPFACALCDKRFSWKHKLTKHSIIHSGEKPFPCSVCGERFTRKGELKGHARTHTGEKYFTCVVCGKTFSSKSNLARHTKTHNAETLFACEVCGERFTQKGHLESHTSHTG; this is encoded by the exons atgacg TGTCCCTCAGACGTCACTGTAGAAGACCTTTACCCTGAGAAACACGATCCCCTCCACGTTAAACAGGAGGAGGAGTCGAAGATGCCGTACATAAAACAGGAGGCGGAGCCACAGACCTCCTACATTAAAGAAGAACAGGAAGATGAAATCCCTAAGTTTCCAATGACTGTTAGTGTGAAGAGTGAAGAAGATGAAGGTCGAAGCGAAGTGAGCGGAACATGGACTCTTTCGAGCGACGGCTCATGTCATCATGTGAAACCAAAAG CAGACATCACCAAAGACGATCTTCACCCGAAGAAGCACAATCCCCCCCATGTTATACAGGAGTCGGAGATGCCGTATATCAAACAGGAGGCGGTGCCAGAGACCTATagcattaaagaagaaaaaaaggaagaggAAATCTCCAACTTTCCAATAAGTGTCATTGTGAAGAGTGAGGAAAAAGGCCGAAGCGAAGAGAGCGGAGCAGCGAAACCTTTGAGCCTCAGCTCATTTCAACACCTGACAACCAAAGGAGAGGGACGATCGCAACCTGACGCCTCGTTAACTTCGCTCCCGGACAGCGACGACATAACATCACACTCTTCTGACTTTAACACCGATGAGGAGGATAATGACTTTGAGCAAAATACTTCAAAATCCTCAAACAAGTCATCATTGAAAACGGACACAAACGCGGTTGGGAAACCTTTTacctgctcactttgtgataaaacataCTCTTGGAAACATCACTTAAAAAGACACATGCATACACACACCAgggagaagcctttcgcctgctcattttgcgataaaagattttctcagCTAAAGTGTCACAGGTGCACACAGACTGGAGAAAAGCCATTTGTCTGCACATGTTGTGGTGAAAGATTCATCGAGAAGAGAGAATTAAACCAACAcataagaacacacactggaaagAAGCCTTTTGACTGTTCAATTTGCAATAAACAATTTTTTACAAGGAAAGATTTAACAAGACACACGCGTACACACacgggagaaaagccttttgtctgcacaactTGTGGTAAACGATTCTCTGAGAAgggaagtttgaaaaaacacacaaagacacacactggggagaagccttttgtctgtACGATTTGTGGCAAAAGATTCGTTGACGGAAGAAATTTTAAcctacacacaagaacacacactggggaaaagcctttcgcctgctcatTTTGCGATGAAAGATTTTGCGAAAAGCGTCAGTTAACGAGACACgaacgtacacacactggagaaaaacctttttgctGCACAGTTTGTGGTAAGCACTTTGGAGAGAAAGGCGAGTTAATCAGGcatacaagaacacacactggagagaagccttttgcctgcgcactttgcgataaaagattttcttgGAAGCATAAGTTAACAAAACACTCAATCATACAcagtggagagaagccttttccctgctcagtttgtggtgaaAGATTCACCCGGAAGGGAGAATTAAAGGGTCacgcaagaacccacactggggaGAAATACTTCACTTGCGTTGTTTGTGGTAAAACCTTCTCCTCAAAGAGCAACCTAGCAAGACACACAAAAACGCACAATGCGGAGACACTTTTCGCCTGCGAGGTTTGTGGtgaaagattcactcagaagggACATTTAGAATCACACACAAGCCATACTGGATAA
- the LOC130920316 gene encoding gastrula zinc finger protein XlCGF57.1-like isoform X2, giving the protein MTCPSDVTVEDLYPEKHDPLHVKQEEESKMPYIKQEAEPQTSYIKEEQEDEIPKFPMTVSVKSEEDEGRSEVSGTWTLSSDGSCHHVKPKDITKDDLHPKKHNPPHVIQESEMPYIKQEAVPETYSIKEEKKEEEISNFPISVIVKSEEKGRSEESGAAKPLSLSSFQHLTTKGEGRSQPDASLTSLPDSDDITSHSSDFNTDEEDNDFEQNTSKSSNKSSLKTDTNAVGKPFTCSLCDKTYSWKHHLKRHMHTHTREKPFACSFCDKRFSQLKCHRCTQTGEKPFVCTCCGERFIEKRELNQHIRTHTGKKPFDCSICNKQFFTRKDLTRHTRTHTGEKPFVCTTCGKRFSEKGSLKKHTKTHTGEKPFVCTICGKRFVDGRNFNLHTRTHTGEKPFACSFCDERFCEKRQLTRHERTHTGEKPFCCTVCGKHFGEKGELIRHTRTHTGEKPFACALCDKRFSWKHKLTKHSIIHSGEKPFPCSVCGERFTRKGELKGHARTHTGEKYFTCVVCGKTFSSKSNLARHTKTHNAETLFACEVCGERFTQKGHLESHTSHTG; this is encoded by the exons atgacg TGTCCCTCAGACGTCACTGTAGAAGACCTTTACCCTGAGAAACACGATCCCCTCCACGTTAAACAGGAGGAGGAGTCGAAGATGCCGTACATAAAACAGGAGGCGGAGCCACAGACCTCCTACATTAAAGAAGAACAGGAAGATGAAATCCCTAAGTTTCCAATGACTGTTAGTGTGAAGAGTGAAGAAGATGAAGGTCGAAGCGAAGTGAGCGGAACATGGACTCTTTCGAGCGACGGCTCATGTCATCATGTGAAACCAAAAG ACATCACCAAAGACGATCTTCACCCGAAGAAGCACAATCCCCCCCATGTTATACAGGAGTCGGAGATGCCGTATATCAAACAGGAGGCGGTGCCAGAGACCTATagcattaaagaagaaaaaaaggaagaggAAATCTCCAACTTTCCAATAAGTGTCATTGTGAAGAGTGAGGAAAAAGGCCGAAGCGAAGAGAGCGGAGCAGCGAAACCTTTGAGCCTCAGCTCATTTCAACACCTGACAACCAAAGGAGAGGGACGATCGCAACCTGACGCCTCGTTAACTTCGCTCCCGGACAGCGACGACATAACATCACACTCTTCTGACTTTAACACCGATGAGGAGGATAATGACTTTGAGCAAAATACTTCAAAATCCTCAAACAAGTCATCATTGAAAACGGACACAAACGCGGTTGGGAAACCTTTTacctgctcactttgtgataaaacataCTCTTGGAAACATCACTTAAAAAGACACATGCATACACACACCAgggagaagcctttcgcctgctcattttgcgataaaagattttctcagCTAAAGTGTCACAGGTGCACACAGACTGGAGAAAAGCCATTTGTCTGCACATGTTGTGGTGAAAGATTCATCGAGAAGAGAGAATTAAACCAACAcataagaacacacactggaaagAAGCCTTTTGACTGTTCAATTTGCAATAAACAATTTTTTACAAGGAAAGATTTAACAAGACACACGCGTACACACacgggagaaaagccttttgtctgcacaactTGTGGTAAACGATTCTCTGAGAAgggaagtttgaaaaaacacacaaagacacacactggggagaagccttttgtctgtACGATTTGTGGCAAAAGATTCGTTGACGGAAGAAATTTTAAcctacacacaagaacacacactggggaaaagcctttcgcctgctcatTTTGCGATGAAAGATTTTGCGAAAAGCGTCAGTTAACGAGACACgaacgtacacacactggagaaaaacctttttgctGCACAGTTTGTGGTAAGCACTTTGGAGAGAAAGGCGAGTTAATCAGGcatacaagaacacacactggagagaagccttttgcctgcgcactttgcgataaaagattttcttgGAAGCATAAGTTAACAAAACACTCAATCATACAcagtggagagaagccttttccctgctcagtttgtggtgaaAGATTCACCCGGAAGGGAGAATTAAAGGGTCacgcaagaacccacactggggaGAAATACTTCACTTGCGTTGTTTGTGGTAAAACCTTCTCCTCAAAGAGCAACCTAGCAAGACACACAAAAACGCACAATGCGGAGACACTTTTCGCCTGCGAGGTTTGTGGtgaaagattcactcagaagggACATTTAGAATCACACACAAGCCATACTGGATAA
- the LOC130919624 gene encoding gastrula zinc finger protein XlCGF57.1-like isoform X3: MPYIKQEAEPETSCIKEEKQEDENPKFTMTVNSGEDESRSEVSGTSTLSSDCSCHHVKPKADITEGELHLEKHNPPHVIRESEMPYIKQEAEPETYSVKEEKQEDEISNFPITVFVKSEEEGRSEESGAAKPSSDSSFQHLTTKREGRSQPDASLTQLPNSDDETSHSSDFNTDEEDNGSEQNISKSLNKTSLKRDTKAIGKPFTCSLCDKTYSWKHHLKRHMHTHTGERPFACSFCDKRFSQLKCHRCTHTGEKPFVCICCGERFIEKRELTQHIRTHTGEKPFDCSLCDKRFFTKKDLTRHTRTHTGEKPFVCTTCGKRFPEKGSLNKHTKTHIGEKPFVCTICGKRFIFECDLTRHKRTHTGEKPFVCSLCGKRFIDGRNFNQHTRTHTGEKPFACSFCDKRFCEKRQLTRHERTHTGEKPFCCTVCGKHFGEKVELIRHTRTHTGEKPFACALCDERFSWKHQLTRHSIMHSGEKPFPCSVCGETFTRKGELKGHARTHTGEKYFTCVVCGKTFSSKGNLARHTKTHTAETLFACEVCGKRFTQKGHLESHTRSHTG; this comes from the exons ATGCCGTACatcaaacaggaggcggagCCAGAGACTTCCTgcattaaagaagaaaaacaggaaGATGAAAACCCAAAGTTTACAATGACTGTGAACAGTGGAGAAGATGAAAGTCGAAGCGAAGTGAGCGGAACATCGACTCTTTCAAGCGACTGTTCATGTCATCACGTGAAACCAAAAG CAGACATCACCGAAGGAGAACTTCACCTGGAGAAGCACAATCCCCCCCATGTTATACGGGAGTCAGAGATGCCGTATatcaaacaggaggcggagCCAGAGACCTATAGCgttaaagaagaaaaacaggaaGATGAAATCTCCAACTTTCCAATAACTGTTTTTGTGAAGAGTGAGGAAGAAGGTCGAAGCGAAGAAAGCGGAGCAGCGAAACCATCAAGCGACAGCTCATTTCAACACCTGACAACAAAACGAGAGGGACGATCGCAACCTGATGCCTCGTTAACTCAGCTCCCAAACAGTGACGACGAAACGTCACACTcttctgactttaacacagatGAGGAGGATAATGGCTCTGagcaaaatatttcaaaatcctTAAACAAGACATCATTGAAAAGAGACACAAAAGCAATTGGGAAACCCTTTacctgctcactttgtgataaaacataCTCTTGGAAACATCACTTAAAAAGACACATGCATACACACACTGGGGAGAGGCCATTCGCCTGCTcattttgcgataaaagattttctcagCTAAAGTGTCACAGgtgcacacacactggagaaaagccttttgtctgcatatGTTGTGGTGAAAGATTCATAGAGAAGAGAGAATTAACCCAACAcataagaacacacactggagagaagccttttgactGTTCACTTTGCGATAAACGATTTTTTACAAAGAAAGATTTAACAAgacacacacgtacacacactggagaaaagccttttgtctgcacaactTGTGGTAAACGATTCCCTGAGAAGGGAAGTTTAAACAAGCACACGAAGACGCAcattggagaaaagccttttgtctgcacgatttgtggtaaaagattcatttTTGAGTGTGATTTAACAAGGCAcaaaagaacacacactggagagaagccttttgtctgcagttTATGTGGAAAAAGATTTATTGACGGAAGAAATTTCAACCAAcatacaagaacacacactggggaAAAGCCGTTCGCCTGCTcattttgcgataaaagattttgtgAGAAGCGTCAGTTAACGAGACACgaacgtacacacactggagaaaaacctttttgctGCACAGTTTGTGGCAAACACTTTGGAGAGAAAGTCGAGTTAATCaggcacacaagaacacacactggagagaagcctttcgcctgcgcACTTTGCGATGAAAGATTTTCTTGGAAGCATCAGTTAACGAGACACTCAATCATGCAcagtggagagaagccttttccctgctcagtttgtggtgaaACATTCACCCGGAAGGGAGAATTAAAAGGTCacgcaagaacacacactggggaGAAATACTTCACTTGTGTTGTTTGTGGTAAAACCTTCTCCTCAAAGGGCAACCTAGCAAGACACACAAAAACGCACACTGCGGAGACACTTTTCGCCTGCGaggtttgtggtaaaagattcactcagaagggACATTTAGAATCACACACAAGAAGCCACACTGGGTAA
- the LOC130919624 gene encoding gastrula zinc finger protein XlCGF57.1-like isoform X1, producing the protein MSFFFSIQCLADVTGEDLYPEKHDSLHVKQEEESKMPYIKQEAEPETSCIKEEKQEDENPKFTMTVNSGEDESRSEVSGTSTLSSDCSCHHVKPKADITEGELHLEKHNPPHVIRESEMPYIKQEAEPETYSVKEEKQEDEISNFPITVFVKSEEEGRSEESGAAKPSSDSSFQHLTTKREGRSQPDASLTQLPNSDDETSHSSDFNTDEEDNGSEQNISKSLNKTSLKRDTKAIGKPFTCSLCDKTYSWKHHLKRHMHTHTGERPFACSFCDKRFSQLKCHRCTHTGEKPFVCICCGERFIEKRELTQHIRTHTGEKPFDCSLCDKRFFTKKDLTRHTRTHTGEKPFVCTTCGKRFPEKGSLNKHTKTHIGEKPFVCTICGKRFIFECDLTRHKRTHTGEKPFVCSLCGKRFIDGRNFNQHTRTHTGEKPFACSFCDKRFCEKRQLTRHERTHTGEKPFCCTVCGKHFGEKVELIRHTRTHTGEKPFACALCDERFSWKHQLTRHSIMHSGEKPFPCSVCGETFTRKGELKGHARTHTGEKYFTCVVCGKTFSSKGNLARHTKTHTAETLFACEVCGKRFTQKGHLESHTRSHTG; encoded by the exons atgtcattttttttttccatccagtGTCTCGCAGACGTCACTGGAGAAGACCTTTACCCTGAGAAGCACGATTCCCTCCACGTTAAACAGGAGGAGGAGTCAAAGATGCCGTACatcaaacaggaggcggagCCAGAGACTTCCTgcattaaagaagaaaaacaggaaGATGAAAACCCAAAGTTTACAATGACTGTGAACAGTGGAGAAGATGAAAGTCGAAGCGAAGTGAGCGGAACATCGACTCTTTCAAGCGACTGTTCATGTCATCACGTGAAACCAAAAG CAGACATCACCGAAGGAGAACTTCACCTGGAGAAGCACAATCCCCCCCATGTTATACGGGAGTCAGAGATGCCGTATatcaaacaggaggcggagCCAGAGACCTATAGCgttaaagaagaaaaacaggaaGATGAAATCTCCAACTTTCCAATAACTGTTTTTGTGAAGAGTGAGGAAGAAGGTCGAAGCGAAGAAAGCGGAGCAGCGAAACCATCAAGCGACAGCTCATTTCAACACCTGACAACAAAACGAGAGGGACGATCGCAACCTGATGCCTCGTTAACTCAGCTCCCAAACAGTGACGACGAAACGTCACACTcttctgactttaacacagatGAGGAGGATAATGGCTCTGagcaaaatatttcaaaatcctTAAACAAGACATCATTGAAAAGAGACACAAAAGCAATTGGGAAACCCTTTacctgctcactttgtgataaaacataCTCTTGGAAACATCACTTAAAAAGACACATGCATACACACACTGGGGAGAGGCCATTCGCCTGCTcattttgcgataaaagattttctcagCTAAAGTGTCACAGgtgcacacacactggagaaaagccttttgtctgcatatGTTGTGGTGAAAGATTCATAGAGAAGAGAGAATTAACCCAACAcataagaacacacactggagagaagccttttgactGTTCACTTTGCGATAAACGATTTTTTACAAAGAAAGATTTAACAAgacacacacgtacacacactggagaaaagccttttgtctgcacaactTGTGGTAAACGATTCCCTGAGAAGGGAAGTTTAAACAAGCACACGAAGACGCAcattggagaaaagccttttgtctgcacgatttgtggtaaaagattcatttTTGAGTGTGATTTAACAAGGCAcaaaagaacacacactggagagaagccttttgtctgcagttTATGTGGAAAAAGATTTATTGACGGAAGAAATTTCAACCAAcatacaagaacacacactggggaAAAGCCGTTCGCCTGCTcattttgcgataaaagattttgtgAGAAGCGTCAGTTAACGAGACACgaacgtacacacactggagaaaaacctttttgctGCACAGTTTGTGGCAAACACTTTGGAGAGAAAGTCGAGTTAATCaggcacacaagaacacacactggagagaagcctttcgcctgcgcACTTTGCGATGAAAGATTTTCTTGGAAGCATCAGTTAACGAGACACTCAATCATGCAcagtggagagaagccttttccctgctcagtttgtggtgaaACATTCACCCGGAAGGGAGAATTAAAAGGTCacgcaagaacacacactggggaGAAATACTTCACTTGTGTTGTTTGTGGTAAAACCTTCTCCTCAAAGGGCAACCTAGCAAGACACACAAAAACGCACACTGCGGAGACACTTTTCGCCTGCGaggtttgtggtaaaagattcactcagaagggACATTTAGAATCACACACAAGAAGCCACACTGGGTAA
- the LOC130919624 gene encoding gastrula zinc finger protein XlCGF57.1-like isoform X2, with the protein MSFFFSIQCLADVTGEDLYPEKHDSLHVKQEEESKMPYIKQEAEPETSCIKEEKQEDENPKFTMTVNSGEDESRSEVSGTSTLSSDCSCHHVKPKDITEGELHLEKHNPPHVIRESEMPYIKQEAEPETYSVKEEKQEDEISNFPITVFVKSEEEGRSEESGAAKPSSDSSFQHLTTKREGRSQPDASLTQLPNSDDETSHSSDFNTDEEDNGSEQNISKSLNKTSLKRDTKAIGKPFTCSLCDKTYSWKHHLKRHMHTHTGERPFACSFCDKRFSQLKCHRCTHTGEKPFVCICCGERFIEKRELTQHIRTHTGEKPFDCSLCDKRFFTKKDLTRHTRTHTGEKPFVCTTCGKRFPEKGSLNKHTKTHIGEKPFVCTICGKRFIFECDLTRHKRTHTGEKPFVCSLCGKRFIDGRNFNQHTRTHTGEKPFACSFCDKRFCEKRQLTRHERTHTGEKPFCCTVCGKHFGEKVELIRHTRTHTGEKPFACALCDERFSWKHQLTRHSIMHSGEKPFPCSVCGETFTRKGELKGHARTHTGEKYFTCVVCGKTFSSKGNLARHTKTHTAETLFACEVCGKRFTQKGHLESHTRSHTG; encoded by the exons atgtcattttttttttccatccagtGTCTCGCAGACGTCACTGGAGAAGACCTTTACCCTGAGAAGCACGATTCCCTCCACGTTAAACAGGAGGAGGAGTCAAAGATGCCGTACatcaaacaggaggcggagCCAGAGACTTCCTgcattaaagaagaaaaacaggaaGATGAAAACCCAAAGTTTACAATGACTGTGAACAGTGGAGAAGATGAAAGTCGAAGCGAAGTGAGCGGAACATCGACTCTTTCAAGCGACTGTTCATGTCATCACGTGAAACCAAAAG ACATCACCGAAGGAGAACTTCACCTGGAGAAGCACAATCCCCCCCATGTTATACGGGAGTCAGAGATGCCGTATatcaaacaggaggcggagCCAGAGACCTATAGCgttaaagaagaaaaacaggaaGATGAAATCTCCAACTTTCCAATAACTGTTTTTGTGAAGAGTGAGGAAGAAGGTCGAAGCGAAGAAAGCGGAGCAGCGAAACCATCAAGCGACAGCTCATTTCAACACCTGACAACAAAACGAGAGGGACGATCGCAACCTGATGCCTCGTTAACTCAGCTCCCAAACAGTGACGACGAAACGTCACACTcttctgactttaacacagatGAGGAGGATAATGGCTCTGagcaaaatatttcaaaatcctTAAACAAGACATCATTGAAAAGAGACACAAAAGCAATTGGGAAACCCTTTacctgctcactttgtgataaaacataCTCTTGGAAACATCACTTAAAAAGACACATGCATACACACACTGGGGAGAGGCCATTCGCCTGCTcattttgcgataaaagattttctcagCTAAAGTGTCACAGgtgcacacacactggagaaaagccttttgtctgcatatGTTGTGGTGAAAGATTCATAGAGAAGAGAGAATTAACCCAACAcataagaacacacactggagagaagccttttgactGTTCACTTTGCGATAAACGATTTTTTACAAAGAAAGATTTAACAAgacacacacgtacacacactggagaaaagccttttgtctgcacaactTGTGGTAAACGATTCCCTGAGAAGGGAAGTTTAAACAAGCACACGAAGACGCAcattggagaaaagccttttgtctgcacgatttgtggtaaaagattcatttTTGAGTGTGATTTAACAAGGCAcaaaagaacacacactggagagaagccttttgtctgcagttTATGTGGAAAAAGATTTATTGACGGAAGAAATTTCAACCAAcatacaagaacacacactggggaAAAGCCGTTCGCCTGCTcattttgcgataaaagattttgtgAGAAGCGTCAGTTAACGAGACACgaacgtacacacactggagaaaaacctttttgctGCACAGTTTGTGGCAAACACTTTGGAGAGAAAGTCGAGTTAATCaggcacacaagaacacacactggagagaagcctttcgcctgcgcACTTTGCGATGAAAGATTTTCTTGGAAGCATCAGTTAACGAGACACTCAATCATGCAcagtggagagaagccttttccctgctcagtttgtggtgaaACATTCACCCGGAAGGGAGAATTAAAAGGTCacgcaagaacacacactggggaGAAATACTTCACTTGTGTTGTTTGTGGTAAAACCTTCTCCTCAAAGGGCAACCTAGCAAGACACACAAAAACGCACACTGCGGAGACACTTTTCGCCTGCGaggtttgtggtaaaagattcactcagaagggACATTTAGAATCACACACAAGAAGCCACACTGGGTAA
- the LOC130926818 gene encoding gastrula zinc finger protein XlCGF57.1-like — translation MRCPADVTTKELHPEKHAPLHIKEESEMPYIKQETEPETPNIKEEEQEDEIPKSPMTVFVKSEEDEGPSEESGTAKPSSDDSFQHLIKKEEGQAQPDGLLAPLSDSDDVTSHSSHFSTDEEDNDFEQNASKALQGSSLFPCSLCDQTYSWKHHLKRHMYTHTGEKPFVCTFCGKTFADKGNLIKHTSTHTGEKPFSCSLCGKRFTQKIQLERHTRTHTGEKPFPCSLCDKRYFTKADLNIHTRTHNGEKPFACSLCDKRFCLKQYLTRHKHTHAGEKPFVCPCCGERFTQRRTLNTHSRSHAGEKPFTCSTCGKRFTQERTLNRHAKTHTGEKPFVCTCCGKRFTDKGHLNEHTRTHTGEKPFDCSLCEKRFCSKKDVIRHMRTHTGEKPFVCTTCGKRFAEKGSLNQHTMTHTGEKPFPCLVCHKRFSRKAVLNCHTKSHTGEKQFACSLCDKRFCTKHQLTRHTRTHTGEKPFACSVCHIRFRTKHNLARHTRAHTGEKPFFCSSCGKRFIEKRDLIDHTRTHTGEKPFTCSLCDKRFGRKQQLTIHTRTHTGERPFVCTLCGKSYIRKEDLKNHAKRHT, via the exons atgagg TGTCCCGCAGATGTCACTACAAAAGAGCTTCACCCTGAGAAGCACGCTCCCCTCCACATTAAAGAGGAGTCGGAGATGCCATACATTAAACAGGAGACGGAGCCAGAGACCCCCAacattaaagaagaagaacaagaaGATGAAATCCCCAAGTCTCCAATGACTGTTTTTGTGAAGAGTGAAGAAGATGAAGGTCCAAGTGAAGAGAGCGGAACAGCGAAACCTTCAAGTGACGACTCATTTCAACACCTCATAAAAAAAGAAGAGGGACAAGCGCAACCTGACGGTTTGTTAGCTCCGCTCTCGGACAGCGACGACGTAACGTCACACTCTTCTCACTTTAGCACTGATGAGGAGGATAATGACTTTGAGCAAAATGCTTCAAAAGCCCTACAAGGGTCATCACTTTTTccctgctcactttgtgatCAAACGTATTCTTGGAAGCATCACTTAAAAAGacacatgtacacacacactggggagaagccttttgtctgcacattttgtggtaaaacaTTTGCCGACAAGGGAAATTTAATCAAACACACAAGCacgcacactggagagaagcctttttcctgctctctctgtggtaaaagattcactcagaagatTCAGTTAGAAAGACACACACGTactcacactggagaaaagccttttccctgctcactttgtgataaaagataCTTCACGAAGGCAgatttaaacattcacacaagaactcacaatggagagaagccttttgcctgctctctttgcgataaaagattttgtcTGAAGCAATATTTAACAAGACACAAGCATACACACgccggagaaaagccttttgtatgCCCATGTTGTGGTGAAAGATTCACTCAGAGGAGAACTTTAAACACACACTCAAGATCGCACgctggagagaaaccttttaCCTGCTCAACCTGTGGTAAACGCTTCACTCAGGAGAGAACTCTCAACAGACATGcaaaaacacacactggagagaaaccttttgtctgcacatgttgtggtaaaagattcaccgacAAGGGACATTTGAACGAACACACAAGAACGCACaccggagagaagccttttgactGCTCACTTTGTGAAAAACGATTTTGTTCAAAGAAAGATGTAATAAGACACATGCGTACACACacgggagaaaagccttttgtctgcacaactTGTGGTAAACGATTCGCTGAGAAGGGAAGTTTAAACCAACACACAatgacacacactggagagaagccttttcccTGCTTAGTTTGCCATAAAAGATTCTCTCGGAAAGCCGTACTAAACTGTCATACCAaatcacacactggagagaaacaatttgcctgctcactttgtgataaaagattttgtacgaagcatcagttgacaagacacacacgtacacacactggggaaaagcctttcgcctgctcagtttgtcatATAAGATTTCGTACGAAGCATAATTTAGCAAGACATACGCgtgcacacactggagaaaagccttttttcTGCTCaagttgtggtaaaagattcatcgAGAAAAGAGATTTAATCGATCACACAAGAacgcacactggagagaagcctttcacctgctctctttgcgataaaagatttggtCGTAAGCAACAGTTAACAATACACACGCGTACGCACACCGGGGAaaggccttttgtctgcacactgTGTGGTAAAAGTTACATCCGCAAAGAAGATTTAAAGAATCATGCAAAAAGACACACTTAA